A region from the Acidimicrobiia bacterium genome encodes:
- a CDS encoding gluconeogenesis factor YvcK family protein: protein MVSQPIEPRPEIVIDVQHELVEHAGPPAGPSVVALGGGHGLAVALRAARQYAGSITAIVSVADDGGSSGRLRRDFDVPAPGDLRKSLVALAGDGSPWAAVLEHRFHSGELDGHALGNLLLVGLIDALGDLPTALQEAGRLVDAVGRVLPATVDPVVIKADVDGEVISGQVAVSEAGGRGRIRGLHLVPRDVSACPAAVDAIAHADQILVGPGSLYTSLLAVLVVPEIRLALALAKGRIVQVANLRTESPETEGLDGTDHVLALLEHRIRIDTFLYDRSGPLAVNDAYLFEHGVMPVGADLAPEGSPQHEPSQLAGALRDLL, encoded by the coding sequence ATGGTGAGCCAGCCGATCGAGCCGCGGCCCGAGATCGTCATCGACGTGCAGCACGAGCTCGTCGAGCACGCCGGCCCACCGGCAGGCCCGTCGGTCGTCGCGCTCGGCGGCGGTCACGGGCTCGCGGTCGCGTTGCGCGCCGCGCGCCAGTACGCGGGTTCGATCACCGCGATCGTGAGCGTTGCCGACGACGGCGGTTCGTCCGGACGGTTGCGGCGCGACTTCGACGTCCCCGCGCCGGGCGATCTCCGCAAGTCGCTCGTCGCGCTCGCCGGCGACGGCAGCCCGTGGGCCGCGGTGCTCGAGCACCGCTTCCACTCCGGCGAGCTCGACGGTCACGCGCTCGGCAACCTGCTGCTCGTCGGTCTCATCGACGCGCTCGGCGACCTGCCCACCGCGCTCCAGGAGGCGGGGCGGCTGGTCGACGCGGTCGGCCGCGTGCTGCCCGCGACCGTCGACCCGGTCGTCATCAAGGCCGACGTCGACGGCGAGGTCATCTCGGGTCAGGTCGCGGTCTCCGAGGCCGGGGGGCGGGGCCGAATCCGCGGTCTCCACCTCGTGCCGCGCGACGTGTCCGCGTGCCCGGCCGCGGTCGACGCGATCGCGCACGCCGACCAGATCCTCGTCGGGCCCGGCTCGCTCTACACGAGCTTGCTCGCGGTGCTCGTGGTGCCCGAGATCCGCCTCGCGCTCGCGTTGGCGAAGGGCCGAATCGTGCAGGTGGCGAACCTCCGCACCGAGAGCCCCGAGACCGAGGGGCTCGACGGCACCGACCACGTGCTCGCCCTGCTCGAGCACCGGATCCGCATCGACACGTTCCTCTACGACCGCTCGGGACCCCTCGCGGTCAACGACGCGTATCTCTTCGAGCACGGTGTGATGCCGGTCGGTGCCGACCTCGCGCCCGAGGGCTCTCCGCAGCACGAGCCGTCACAACTGGCGGGTGCGCTCCGCGACCTGCTGTAG
- the gap gene encoding type I glyceraldehyde-3-phosphate dehydrogenase: MAVKVGINGFGRIGRSFYRAILARGADAGVELVAVNDPFGDANTMAFLLKHDSVGRTLANEVKVTDGGFSVSGVPDVKKLNEKDPGAIPWGDEGVDVVIESTGLFTARDAAAGHLEGGAKRVIISAPSGDADAMICMGVNDGVFDSANHHVISNASCTTNCLAPMVRVLHEKFTIEQGLINTVHSYTSDQQLVDQATATRSGKPDLRRMRAAALSIIPNTTGAARAIGQVVPELKGKLDGMSLRVPTPTGSITDLVATLGTDVDVEAVNAAFAEASNDRSYRGVLEYSDEPLVSADIVQNPSSCIFSSVDTMVMGGRMVKVLGWYDNEWGYSNRLVDLVKFVGA; encoded by the coding sequence ATGGCCGTCAAGGTGGGCATCAACGGATTCGGACGGATCGGTCGGTCCTTCTACCGGGCGATCCTCGCCCGAGGCGCCGACGCCGGCGTCGAGCTCGTCGCCGTGAACGACCCGTTCGGCGACGCCAACACCATGGCGTTCCTGCTGAAGCACGACTCGGTCGGGCGCACGCTGGCGAACGAGGTGAAGGTCACCGACGGCGGCTTCTCGGTGTCGGGGGTGCCCGACGTGAAGAAGCTCAACGAGAAGGACCCGGGTGCGATCCCCTGGGGCGACGAAGGGGTCGACGTCGTCATCGAGTCGACCGGGCTCTTCACCGCGCGCGACGCGGCCGCGGGTCACCTCGAGGGTGGCGCCAAGCGCGTGATCATCTCCGCGCCGAGCGGCGACGCCGACGCGATGATCTGCATGGGCGTGAACGACGGCGTCTTCGACTCCGCCAATCACCACGTCATCTCGAACGCGTCGTGCACCACGAACTGCCTCGCGCCGATGGTGCGCGTGCTGCACGAGAAGTTCACGATCGAACAGGGCCTCATCAACACGGTCCACTCGTACACGAGCGACCAGCAGCTGGTCGATCAGGCGACCGCGACGCGCTCGGGCAAGCCCGATCTTCGTCGCATGCGCGCCGCCGCGCTGTCGATCATCCCGAACACCACGGGCGCGGCGCGCGCGATCGGTCAGGTCGTGCCGGAGCTGAAGGGCAAGCTCGACGGCATGTCGCTGCGGGTGCCCACGCCGACGGGTTCGATCACCGACCTCGTCGCGACGCTCGGGACCGACGTCGACGTCGAAGCGGTGAACGCCGCGTTCGCGGAAGCGTCGAACGACCGGTCGTACCGCGGCGTGCTCGAGTACAGCGACGAGCCGCTCGTGTCCGCCGACATCGTGCAGAACCCGTCGTCGTGCATCTTCTCGTCCGTCGACACGATGGTCATGGGCGGTCGGATGGTGAAGGTGCTCGGCTGGTACGACAACGAGTGGGGCTACTCGAACCGCCTCGTCGACCTCGTGAAGTTCGTCGGCGCCTGA
- a CDS encoding phosphoglycerate kinase translates to MIPQLEDLPSVAGRRVLLRADFNVPLANGQIDDELRIVAALPTIEWLLEQGAAVVACSHLGRPKGGFDPTLSLAPVAQRLHEKLNRTVTLASGVVGDAVNAEANALQPGEILLLENLRFEAGETKNDPDFASALSALGERYVDDAFGAAHRAHASIVGPPERMPSAAGRLLAREVEVLGGLLHEPKRPFVTILGGVKVSDKIGFIDVLLEKCDTLLIGGAMAFTFLVAQGYEVGDSLVETEMVEHCKKLLETGRVIVPTDVVVAQEMTPDAQARHVSATRIPPGWKGLDIGPETAGNFADVVDGAATVLWNGPMGVFEMAPFAAGTRTVAEAVAECSGFTVIGGGDSASAVLHFGVADRIDHVSTGGGASLEFIEAGDLPGLRALREGVRG, encoded by the coding sequence TTGATCCCCCAACTCGAAGACCTTCCGTCGGTCGCAGGCCGGCGTGTGCTCTTGCGCGCCGACTTCAACGTCCCGCTCGCGAACGGTCAGATCGACGACGAGCTCCGCATCGTCGCCGCGCTCCCGACGATCGAGTGGCTGCTCGAGCAGGGCGCCGCGGTGGTCGCGTGCTCACACCTCGGCCGGCCCAAGGGCGGCTTCGACCCGACGCTCTCGCTCGCGCCGGTCGCACAGCGGCTGCACGAGAAGCTGAACCGCACGGTGACGCTCGCGTCGGGCGTCGTCGGCGACGCCGTGAACGCGGAAGCGAACGCGTTGCAGCCGGGCGAGATCCTGCTGCTCGAGAACCTGCGGTTCGAGGCGGGGGAGACGAAGAACGATCCGGACTTCGCGTCCGCGCTCTCGGCACTGGGGGAGCGCTACGTCGACGACGCGTTCGGTGCCGCGCACCGCGCGCACGCGTCGATCGTCGGTCCGCCCGAGCGCATGCCGAGCGCGGCGGGGCGGTTGCTCGCGCGCGAGGTCGAGGTGCTCGGCGGTCTGTTGCACGAGCCGAAGCGGCCGTTCGTGACGATCCTCGGCGGCGTGAAGGTCAGCGACAAGATCGGCTTCATCGACGTGCTGCTCGAGAAGTGCGACACGTTGCTCATCGGCGGCGCGATGGCGTTCACGTTCCTCGTCGCGCAGGGCTACGAAGTCGGCGACTCGCTCGTGGAGACCGAGATGGTCGAGCACTGCAAGAAATTGCTCGAGACCGGGCGCGTGATCGTGCCGACGGATGTCGTCGTCGCTCAGGAGATGACGCCCGACGCGCAGGCGCGCCACGTGAGCGCGACCCGCATCCCGCCCGGGTGGAAGGGACTCGACATCGGCCCGGAGACCGCGGGGAACTTCGCCGACGTCGTCGACGGCGCGGCGACGGTGCTGTGGAACGGGCCGATGGGCGTGTTCGAGATGGCACCGTTCGCGGCGGGCACGCGCACGGTCGCGGAAGCGGTCGCGGAGTGCAGCGGCTTCACCGTCATCGGTGGCGGCGACAGCGCGTCGGCCGTCCTCCACTTCGGTGTCGCCGATCGCATCGATCATGTGAGCACGGGTGGTGGCGCGAGCCTCGAGTTCATCGAAGCCGGCGACCTTCCCGGTCTGCGCGCGTTGCGCGAAGGCGTGAGAGGCTGA
- the tpiA gene encoding triose-phosphate isomerase, translating to MSSNSTPHTRKPMMAGNWKMHHTHLEAIQVVQKLSYRLEQSDYVACDVVVCPAFTALRSVQTTIDSDHIPIALGAQDCYWETQGAFTGEVSAPMLAKLNVSYVIVGHSERRQIFGETDEMVAKKLHATLASGMLPILCVGETLEEREAGGTDAKVQGQVEAALREVGSDAIGDLVIAYEPIWAIGTGHNATPQDASSTIGTIRATVAALAGEPASQSTRILYGGSVKPGNIAALMAESEVDGALIGGASLDPDEFARVVRFAHAS from the coding sequence ATGAGCAGCAACAGCACACCGCACACGCGCAAGCCGATGATGGCCGGTAACTGGAAGATGCATCACACGCACCTCGAGGCGATCCAGGTGGTGCAGAAGCTGTCGTACCGCTTGGAGCAATCCGACTACGTCGCGTGCGACGTCGTCGTGTGCCCCGCGTTCACCGCGTTGCGTTCCGTGCAGACGACGATCGACAGCGATCACATTCCGATCGCGCTCGGCGCGCAGGATTGCTACTGGGAGACGCAGGGCGCGTTCACGGGTGAGGTGAGCGCACCGATGCTCGCGAAGCTCAACGTGAGCTATGTCATCGTCGGTCATTCCGAGCGGCGGCAGATCTTCGGCGAGACCGACGAGATGGTCGCGAAGAAGCTGCACGCGACCCTCGCGTCGGGAATGCTGCCGATCCTCTGCGTCGGCGAGACGCTCGAGGAGCGCGAGGCCGGCGGGACCGACGCCAAGGTGCAGGGTCAGGTCGAGGCGGCGCTTCGCGAGGTCGGCTCCGACGCGATCGGCGACCTCGTGATCGCGTACGAGCCGATCTGGGCGATCGGCACCGGCCACAACGCCACGCCGCAGGACGCGAGCTCGACCATCGGGACGATCCGGGCGACGGTCGCGGCCCTGGCCGGCGAGCCGGCGTCGCAGTCGACCCGGATCCTCTACGGGGGAAGCGTCAAGCCCGGCAACATCGCCGCGCTCATGGCGGAGTCCGAGGTCGACGGTGCGCTGATCGGCGGCGCCTCCCTGGACCCCGACG